In Spirosoma aureum, a single genomic region encodes these proteins:
- a CDS encoding glycosyltransferase family 2 protein, with protein MPVKLTIITINLNNAAGLKKTIESVADQSYRNLDYVVIDGGSRDDSQQVIRNYETFINSWVSEPDKGIYHAMNKGIRKATGDYCLFLNSGDWLATPTILENVFAQDPEADIVAGDVYFYNTQQKAIKWHVPSPDQLTAKTLFLGTLPHQATFIRRAVFDKVGLYNETLKIASDWLFFLEALLKYGCTYQHYQGTIAYFNMDGISCDPATESLPRREQLAVLANEYPLFLPDYERLDQLETQSLQWKQSNEYRVYHFLDRIGFISLGVFLRRIKRVIQRNLYRKR; from the coding sequence ATGCCAGTTAAACTGACGATAATAACGATCAACCTAAATAATGCAGCAGGCTTAAAAAAGACAATAGAAAGCGTTGCTGACCAATCATATCGTAATCTCGACTACGTCGTGATCGATGGTGGGTCCCGAGATGACAGTCAGCAAGTGATTCGGAATTATGAAACGTTTATCAACAGTTGGGTCTCGGAGCCAGATAAGGGTATCTACCACGCCATGAATAAGGGCATACGAAAAGCAACGGGTGACTATTGCCTGTTTCTGAACTCTGGCGACTGGCTTGCAACGCCAACTATTCTTGAAAATGTATTTGCCCAGGATCCAGAGGCCGATATCGTTGCGGGTGATGTGTATTTTTACAATACCCAGCAGAAGGCCATTAAATGGCACGTTCCGTCACCTGACCAGCTTACGGCAAAGACCTTATTTTTAGGAACACTTCCCCATCAGGCTACCTTTATTCGTCGGGCTGTGTTTGATAAAGTGGGGTTGTATAACGAAACACTCAAAATCGCATCGGATTGGCTCTTTTTTCTGGAGGCTTTATTGAAATACGGTTGTACATATCAACACTATCAGGGAACGATTGCTTATTTCAATATGGACGGCATAAGTTGCGATCCGGCTACGGAATCGCTGCCACGCAGGGAGCAACTTGCGGTTTTGGCGAATGAATATCCGCTTTTTCTGCCTGATTATGAACGTCTCGATCAGCTTGAAACGCAAAGTTTACAATGGAAGCAGAGTAACGAATATCGTGTATATCACTTTTTGGACCGGATTGGTTTTATTAGCTTAGGGGTGTTTCTGCGCCGGATAAAACGGGTTATTCAGCGTAATCTTTATAGAAAACGGTGA
- a CDS encoding alpha-1,2-fucosyltransferase, which yields MQKSSGQLGNKLLISAHATAYCLSRHETLLNAVLGYDATYFSAYLFARNRIFVVSSKRLQWFFSTCIRGLKQTITIFRSRPLFDEYQVGWVHTELNDLRREQKNWLLLEGEGFRSSIDVQRNKATIRSLFRPKAKYGKQVDRIIISLKEKGALLVGIHLRKGDYRYWESGKYYFDDLTYMNYIEQARRLFKNQNVGFILCSDEPINKSLFQSDTVYISANEVIVDLYLLAKCDYLIGPPSTFSGWASFYGDVPLCVVENKDVELTLPSFKRYTL from the coding sequence GTGCAAAAGAGTAGTGGCCAGCTTGGTAATAAGCTTCTTATTTCGGCCCATGCTACTGCCTACTGCTTAAGTCGCCATGAGACATTATTGAATGCGGTATTGGGCTATGATGCTACCTATTTTTCAGCCTACTTGTTTGCCAGAAATCGCATTTTTGTTGTCAGCAGTAAACGCTTACAATGGTTCTTCTCCACCTGTATCCGCGGGTTAAAGCAGACCATCACCATTTTTAGGAGCCGTCCGCTATTTGATGAGTATCAAGTTGGCTGGGTTCATACAGAACTAAATGATTTGAGACGAGAGCAAAAAAACTGGTTGCTTTTAGAGGGAGAGGGGTTCCGAAGTTCCATCGATGTACAACGCAATAAGGCTACCATCAGGAGTTTGTTTCGCCCCAAAGCAAAGTATGGAAAGCAAGTAGATCGTATCATCATCAGCCTAAAAGAAAAGGGTGCGCTTCTGGTGGGTATTCATCTTCGCAAGGGCGATTATAGATACTGGGAATCAGGTAAGTATTACTTTGACGACCTGACATACATGAACTATATCGAGCAAGCCAGACGCTTGTTCAAGAACCAGAATGTTGGGTTCATTCTCTGCTCCGATGAGCCGATAAACAAAAGCTTGTTTCAGTCCGACACTGTGTATATCAGCGCCAACGAAGTAATTGTCGATCTGTATTTATTGGCTAAGTGTGATTATTTGATTGGGCCTCCGAGCACATTTTCGGGATGGGCATCTTTCTACGGCGATGTGCCCTTGTGCGTTGTTGAAAATAAAGATGTTGAGCTAACCCTTCCCAGTTTTAAGCGATACACATTGTAA
- a CDS encoding FkbM family methyltransferase: protein MRGLLKKIARRFGYDILHLPTDPIARQWLELLNAYQINLIFDVGANAGQFGQRVRALGYKGRLVSFEPMADEFRQLLITSATDPDWDAVHSGIGDYTGTAIINVSANSYSSSVLNILPLHVESAPDSIYTKQEPIQVQTIDTFVDQYYRPGKNLYIKIDTQGFERQVFEGCMKSLDKISGFQMELSLQPLYEGETLLDDMLNLLRENGYKLKLIDGGHRNYETGELLQIEGYFFK from the coding sequence GTGAGGGGACTACTGAAAAAGATCGCCCGACGCTTTGGCTATGATATACTGCATCTGCCCACCGATCCCATTGCCCGGCAATGGCTCGAACTGCTCAACGCCTACCAGATAAACTTAATTTTTGATGTTGGAGCCAATGCCGGTCAGTTTGGGCAACGAGTGAGGGCATTAGGCTATAAGGGAAGGCTGGTTTCATTCGAACCAATGGCCGATGAATTTCGTCAGCTATTGATAACATCGGCTACTGACCCTGATTGGGACGCTGTTCATTCCGGCATCGGCGACTATACTGGAACCGCCATCATTAATGTATCCGCTAATTCTTACAGTAGTTCAGTATTGAATATACTGCCTCTACACGTCGAAAGTGCGCCTGATTCTATTTACACGAAACAGGAGCCAATTCAGGTGCAGACAATCGACACATTTGTCGATCAGTATTATAGACCAGGTAAGAATCTGTATATAAAAATCGACACACAGGGCTTTGAGCGTCAGGTGTTCGAGGGTTGTATGAAATCATTGGATAAAATCAGTGGTTTTCAGATGGAATTGTCACTTCAGCCTTTGTATGAGGGTGAGACACTGCTGGACGATATGCTGAATCTGCTGCGGGAAAACGGCTACAAACTCAAGCTCATAGATGGTGGCCACCGCAATTACGAAACTGGCGAACTTCTTCAGATTGAGGGCTATTTTTTTAAATAG
- a CDS encoding glycosyltransferase produces the protein MSSVKVSVVLCTYNGELYLREQLDSLLNQSFRPYEILIQDDQSTDNTWQIIEEYKSLNACIKSHQNSQRLGLNQNFITAFFKASGDYIAISDQDDVWLQDKLDLYVKALHDKDCCFVYSDSFITDSTLTVTGRFNVPDHSLIDLVWMGLAPGHSVLFKKDVLLGLKNLHEIDFIYDWLVGLTALSVGQAKKIDQPATYWRRHDTTVGRQDFKPIEYEYLKPYQLLFRVFKSLLMGRKLKNFSWQYENIFLILKNFEGVTRVKAINKFVTYYKQEKPWAMVIACFIYLRLHQHVKAKDWIKSVYIPLHKYYFYKYTGAGLRG, from the coding sequence ATGAGTTCCGTTAAGGTGTCTGTCGTGTTGTGTACCTATAATGGTGAGCTGTACTTGCGGGAACAACTTGATTCGCTTCTGAATCAGAGTTTTCGGCCCTACGAAATATTGATTCAGGATGACCAGTCAACTGATAATACGTGGCAGATTATTGAAGAGTACAAGAGCCTTAACGCCTGCATCAAATCACATCAGAATAGCCAACGCCTGGGGCTTAATCAAAACTTTATCACTGCTTTTTTCAAGGCTTCAGGTGATTATATAGCCATCTCGGATCAGGATGATGTTTGGCTTCAGGATAAGCTGGACCTATATGTCAAGGCGTTACACGACAAAGATTGCTGTTTTGTGTATTCTGATTCATTCATAACGGACTCGACGCTAACGGTGACAGGTAGATTTAACGTACCCGATCATTCATTAATCGATTTAGTTTGGATGGGTCTTGCCCCCGGTCATAGTGTACTGTTTAAAAAGGATGTGTTGCTTGGTTTAAAAAACCTTCATGAAATTGATTTTATATATGATTGGCTGGTGGGCTTAACCGCTTTGTCGGTTGGGCAGGCAAAAAAAATAGACCAACCGGCTACATACTGGCGAAGACACGATACTACTGTTGGCCGCCAGGACTTCAAGCCCATTGAGTATGAATATCTAAAACCGTATCAATTATTATTTAGGGTCTTTAAATCGCTGTTGATGGGTAGGAAACTAAAAAACTTTTCGTGGCAATACGAGAATATATTTCTGATACTCAAGAACTTTGAGGGGGTGACGCGGGTAAAAGCCATAAATAAATTCGTTACTTACTACAAGCAGGAAAAGCCTTGGGCAATGGTAATAGCCTGTTTTATATACCTACGTCTTCATCAGCATGTGAAAGCAAAAGACTGGATAAAATCTGTTTACATTCCCCTCCACAAATATTATTTCTATAAGTACACGGGTGCGGGCCTTCGCGGATAA